The following is a genomic window from Candidatus Poribacteria bacterium.
AGCTTGTTCTGGTACTCCTCGATCCGGGCGTTGGCGGCGTCGCGGCTTTCCGTGAGCTGAGCGATCCGCTGCGTTAGCGCATCCTCTTGCTGCTGCAGGGCTTCGCCGATGGTGAGGGCTTCTTCGGCGGTGGCGCGGTCGTCGGATTGCGCGTCTCGCACAGCCTGGTCTAGCATCGCTATGACATCGTCGAGCTCGCGGCGGTTGTCTTCGATGTCCTTGTTCAGCTTGTTCCGATTATAGACCAGTCCTGAGACAGCCTCCTCCATCTTCCGATATTTATCCTTCTCGCGGCGTAACGCCTGCTCGTAGACGACCTTCGGCTGGGTCGCTTCGAGGGCGCTCTGCTGGCTGTGGAGCCATCCCGTCATGAAGTTCCAGAAACGCGAGAAGATGTTCGCCATCTCACTCCCTCCGGCGACACCGCGCCGTCCCTGGTTCGATCCTAGCACCTCGAATCCGGCGGGTCAACGCTCCACTAGAAGCGAGGTTCGTATCCCAGCACGCGCATCAGACGCCTCGACGATCCAGCGCTGCCCCATGTCGATGGGAACCCCTCACGCAGTTCGATGCCCTTTGGGAACGCAGCCTCGATGATGGCGTGCGTCTGCTCTTCGGACTCACGGGAACCGTCGGCGTTGTAGCGCCATCGCGATGAGACCGAGAACGCATGACATCCTTCGAGGGTGCTCTCGACCGCCAAGCGAAACGCCTGCGCCGCGTCGAGCGGATGGAGCGTCGCGAAGACGACCGTCGGATGGTGCAGGATGCCGAGACCTTGCCTCTCCGCGTCGCGCACGTTCCAAAGCCGCATGGCGATGGCGGCGTCGAGGAATCCGTGATGATAGAACATCCTCGCGGTCTGTTCATTCACGGCTTTGGACAGGGAGTAGGGTTCGTCCGCATCGACCGTCGCGTCTTCGTCGAACGGGAGGTACTTCGGCGCGGGGCGGTACTTCCAGTTGCACACGCCGCCGATGACGCACGCGCTCGACGCGTAGACGATCCGGCGCACGTTGTGGCGAGCCATCGCCTCCAGGACGGCGTACGTGCCCCCGATGTTCACGTCGATGATGGCGGGCCAGTCCTCGCGGGGTCGGGGAGCCGGGATCGCCGCCAGATGGCAGACGACGTCGACGCCTTCGACCGCCGATTCGAGCGCCGAGAGGTCGCGCAGGTCGCCCATGATCCACTCGACGCCAGGGATGCCCGCCTGTCGTTGGTCGAACCCACGCACCGAGTGGTCTCGGCTCAGAAGCTCCCGAGCGACGTACGCGCCGACGAACCCGCCGGCTCCTGTCAATAGGACCCGCACGGCGATTCACTCCTTCGCGGATGCTAGAAGTCGCGTTCGATGAGGAAATCGATCAGGTCGTGGAGCGCGTCGCGCGCAGGCGTGTCGGGCAGGACGTCGAGGGCTCGATGCGCGCCGGACGACATCTCGCGCGCCGTCGAGAACGCGTCCTCGGCGCCGCCGTACCGCAGGACGAGGTCCGATATCCACGCGATCTCGTCCGCGTCGCGCGTTTCCTGCATGTAGAGCCGCTTCAGGCGCTCCCGCTCCGATGGCTCGCAGCGGTCTCGCACGCGCATGATCGGCAGCGTGATCTTGCCTTCCCGGATGTCGTTCCGGGTGGGCTTGCCGAACTTCGACGGCTGACCCACGACATCGAGGACGTCGTCCACGATCTGGAACGCGGTTCCCACGATACTGCCGTATCGGTGGAGCGCCTCGAACTGCGCCGGAGTCGCGGAGCCGAGCTCCGATCCGACGTCGCAGCAGGCGGCGATGAGCCCGGAGGTCTTCAGGTCGATAATCCGGTAGTAGTCGTCCAGATCGAGGTCGAAGTCGCCCGACTTGTACGCCCCGATGACTTCGCCCTCGCACATCGCCTGGGTCGCGTTGGCGACGGTCTTGAGCACCCGATCCGTGCATCGACATGCGACGAGGATCGACAGCACGCGGGAGTGCATGTAATCGCCGACGAGAACGGCGACCTTGTTGCCGAACTTCGCGTTCAGCGTCTCACGGTTGCGCCTCAATCCGGCGTCGTCGATCACGTCGTCGTGGACCAGCGAGCCGACGTGGATCAGCTCCATCGCGGCGGCGAGGTCGAACATGTCGTCGGCGTCGTACCCCAGGCTTCGTGCCGCCAGGATCACCAGCGCTGGGCGAAGGCGCTTCCCTCCTCCCGAGATGACGTGCTGCACCGCCAGGTCGACGAACTCGTAAGAGCTCGCCGTGCGCAGGAGCAGAACCTGCTCGACACGAGCGAGGTCTGACGCGAGATATGCATCCAGCGGTCGGGTGTTCATCGCAATCATCCGCTCACGCGTATGGCGGTACCGAGGATACGCTAGGCTGACCGACTCGCTTCGAGCGATGCGCGGATCGCCTGGACGGTCGTTGAGATGTTCTCGTCCGTGTGCGCCGTCGATACGAAGAACGTCTCGTATTGCGACGGCGGGAAGTAGACGCCGCGACCCAGGAGCTCGTGGAAGAACCTGCCGTACCGGGCGGAGTCGGACGTCAACGCGCTGTCGTAGTCGCGGATGGGCCCCGGCGCGAAGAACAGGCAGACCATGGAACCGACGCGGGTTACAGCGCCCACGGTTCCCGTCTCGGCGATGGCTTCGCGGATGCCTGCTTCGAGCGCCGCGCTTCGCGCTTCGAGGGTCTCGTACGCGGTTCCGGAGCGGAGCTCCTCCAGCGTTGCGATGCCACCGGCGGTCGCCAACGGGTTCCCCGAAAGCGTTCCTGCCTGATAGACGGGTCCGTCCGGGGCGACCTGCGCCATGATGTCGGCGCGTCCGCCATAGGCTCCCACCGGCAGTCCACCGCCGACGACCTTCCCGAGGCACGTCATGTCGGGGACGACGCCGTAGCGCTCCTGAGCGCCGCCGTACGCGACTCGGAAGCCGGTCATCACCTCATCGAAGATGAGGAGGATGCCGTGCTTCGCCGTGATCTCGCGCAGCGCGGCGAGGTATCCGGGCTCCGGTGGAACCAGACCCATGTTGCCGGCAATCGGCTCGAGGATCATGCACGCGATGTCATCGCCTTGCGACGCGGCGAGGTCCGCGACGGCATCCGCGTCGTTGAAGGGGACGGTCAGCGTCTGCCGGGCGAATTCCGCAGGGACGCCGGCGCTCGTCGGAACGCCGAAGGTCGTCGCGCCGGAGCCTGCCTTTACCAACAGATAGTCGCCGTGCCCGTGGTAGCACCCGGCGACCTTGATGATCCGGCTCCTGCCCGTGAACCCGCGAGCGACCCGGATGGCGCTCATCGTCGCCTCCGTGCCGGAGTTGACGAGGCGCGCTCTGTCGAGCGACGGAACCGCCTCGATGAGCATCTCCGCCATCACGACTTCGGCTTCGGTGGGAGCTCCGAAGCTGGTTCCGTCGCGCAGAGCGCGCTCAAGAGCCGCCTGGACGCGCGGATGGGAGTGGCCCAGGATGAGCGGACCCCACGACCCGACGTAGTCGAGATACCGCGTCCCGTCGACATCCTCGACGTATGCCCCGAATCCGCGCCGCATGAATCGTGGCGTTCCGCCGACGGACTTGAAGGCGCGCACCGGGCTGTTCACGCCGCCGGGCATCAGTTCGCGGGCTCGGTTCCACAGCGCTTCGGATCGTGTCACGTCAGTCATGTCGCTCCGTGCCGTCTGGTCTTGAGGTTCGACGCATGAACGCGCTCGGCGATGGACTCCGCGTTGGTGGAACCGCCAGCGGTCAGGGCGGGTCCGACGACGCGATCCTGCCGATCCGCTCCTGTCGCCGCTCTAGGAAATAGGACAGATGCTCCAACTCGACGGAGAGATCGACATTGCGGACCTGCACTCCGTCCGGTACACTGAGCTGGGTCGGGGCGAAGTTGAGCAGCGCCTTGATGCCAGCCCTGACGGCTGCATCGGCGCAGTCCTGAGCGGCGACTGCCGGAACGGCGAGCACGGCGATTTCGATATCCGTGTCTGCGACGACCGCTGCGATCTCGGACATCGCGTAGATCCGCACCCCTTGCGCGTACGTGCCAACCTTCTGTCGGTTCGCGTCGAACGCGGCGGCGAACTCGAAGTTGTGTTCGCGGAATCCGGTGTACCCGAGCAAGGCGAGTCCCAGGTTCCCCGCGCCGATGAGAGCCGCTCTGCGGGTGACATGGACGCCGAGGATGACGTCCAGTTGGCGGCGAAGGTTGGTGACATCGTAGCCCTTGCCGCGCGTGCCGAACTGACCGAACCATGCGAGATCGCGCCGGATCTGCGCTGCGGCATACGGCGTGTGGCGGGCGAGACCGGCGGACGAGATCGTCTCTCGACCGGATAGCTCAAGGCTGCGCAACACGCGCGAGTAGATCGAGAGTCGCTCGATCGTGACCTCCGGGACTGCCCTCTCCGTACCGAATACGGTCAGCGTGCTTGCTGTCACAGGTGTTCTACCCGCTCGAGTCGTCCAGACACTTGGAGTCCGGCGGCGTAGTATACGTGATGGGTGTTCTTGAGGCAAACGTACGAGGCGTCGCGCGCTCGATGGCGCGGCTGCCTTCTTGCGGGAGGCAGTGCTCTGAGTTCCCTGACTCACTTCGACGACCGCGGCGCGGCGCGGATGGTCGATGTCACCGAGAAAGCCGTGACCGATCGCGTTGCCGTCGCGCGCGGCAGCGTCAGCGCACACCCGGAGACGCTTCGCCGCATCCGCGACGGCGAGATGGCGAAGGGTGACGTGCTCCAGATCGCCCGTCTCGCCGGTATCATGGGCGCCAAGCGCACGAGCGAACTGATCCCCCTGTGCCATCCGCTGCCGCTCTCCGGCGTCGAGGTGGACCTGTCGGTGGACGAAGACAACGGCTCCGTCCGCATCGAGGCGCAGGTGCGCGTCACGGGCAGGACGGGCGTCGAGATGGAAGCGCTGACCGCCGTCTCCGTCGCCGCGTTGACCGTGTACGACATGTGCAAGTCCATCGACCGAGGCATGCGTATCGAGCGCGTCGAGCTGGTCGAGAAACGCGGCGGCAAGAGCGGGACCTTCATCCGCGAGAACGGCGACACCTAGCCCATGCGACTCGTCCACTGCTCCGATGTCCACCTGGGCAAAGCCCCCTACCAGCTCGATGAGCGATTCGACGACTTCTGCCGCGTCTTCGAGCATATTGCCCGGCGCACCATCGAGCTGCGAGCGGACGCATTGCTCATTGCCGGCGACCTGTTCGACCGTCGGACGATCAACGCCGCGACGCTCAGCGCCGCGACTCGCTCGCTGGCGCTGCTGCAGGCAGCCGGCGTGCCCGTCTTCGCCATCGAGGGGAACCACGACAAGGCGTTCCTCCAAGACCGGTCGTCGTGGATGCAGTACCTTTCGGACTCCTGGCTCCTCCACCTGCTCGACATCGTCCGCGACGAAGGCTCCGACCCGCGAGCGCTGCCGTGGAATCCCGAATCGCGACGGGGCACCTGGTTCGACCTGGCTGGCGTGCGGATCGCAGGCGTCGGCTATGCCGGGTCGGAGACGGAGCGCCTGGTCGCCCATCTCGCGGAGGAGCTCCCGGCTGATCGCGACGGATTCACGGCGCTGATGTTGCACTGCGGCGTCGGATCGGGGGACGGTCGCCCGGAGTTCGCTTCCGTGGCGTGGGAATCGCTGGAAGCTCTCCGCGGACGAGTGGACTACGTGGCGCTGGGTCACTGGCATCGCAAGGTGCATCGCGACCTGGGCGAGGCGCCGACGTTGACCGTGACGATGCCAGGTTCCCCCGAAATCTGCGACATCCAAGAGCTCCAGCACGACCACGGCATTTTCATCATCGGTACCCCGGCGTCGCCGGACGAGACGGTGACGGTCACGTTCGAGCCGATGCCGCATCGGCACCATCGGCGGATCGCCGTCGATCTCTCCGAATGCGGTACGCTCGACGCCGCACTGTCGCGCGTTCGGGAGACGGTCGCTGCGAGCGACCTGGCGGCGCTGTCCGAACCGGTCGTTGAGATCGTCCTGTCGGGAACCATCGGATTCAGCGCTTTGGACATCCCGTCGGAAGACGTTCGCGCTGTCGTCCGAGGTCTCGCGACGTGCCTGCACATCGCCGTCGAGAACAACGCGAACATGCCCTCTGTGGGCGACGTGTCGGGTGAAGCCTACGCGGATCGTGGCGCTCTGGAGCGGCAAGTGCTCCTCGACCTCGTCGCCGAGAGCGAAGCGTATCGCGACGACGCGGACGCCATCGCGGATCTCGTGGGCGAGTGGCGGAGCCTGGTCGCTACTCACATGGACTCGGACGACATCACGGGAGAAGCGCTCGCCAGGCTCGAGCGAGCCCTCGAAGCGATCGACGCCCGAGCCCGTGCTGCGTCACAGCGATCCGGTCGGCTCCCTGGTTTCGAAGCCCTCGACAACCCGTCGACGGACGGTCAGTAGTCCGCCACGGATCCGTCGCGATGCCGATGGTCGGGCCATCGGAAGCTACGGTCCGGGTCCAGGCTCGCACCGTCCAAGCCGGACTCGATCACCTCGACGCCGAGACCGGGCCCCTGCGGCAACGATGCGTAACCCTCCGCGTCGAGCTCCCACGTCTTGCGGACGACCGTCTCCGGCAGGACATCGGCGTATCCCTCGTGGATGAGGAACATCGGTGTCGATGCTGCCACGTGCAGACTGGCGGAGAGTCCGAGACTGGACATCGTGCAGTGCGGCGCGATGGGCACGAAGTGCGCCTCCGCGAGCGAGGCGACCTTCCGCATCGGCGTGATCCCGCCACCGTGACCGCAGTCGGGCTGGAGGATGTCGATGACCTGCGCCTCCAAGATCTCGCGGACCTCCCAAACCGTCCGGTCGCGTTCGCCGGTCGCCAACGGCACTCGCACAGACGCCCGGATGCGCCGCATCGCGTCGATGTTGCCGGGAACCCAAGGCTCTTCGAGAAAAAGAAGTTCGTCGGAACGGAGGGCGTTGGTGAACTGGATGACCGTCGCGGGCGGCAGGCAACTATGGGCGTCGAACATGACGGCTCCGGCGGGTCCAACGCGCTGCCGCGTCTGACGGACCCGATCGACCAGCGCCTCGATTTCGGCTGGGGTCGCCGAGAAGGGCAGGGGTCCGCCGGGCCCGGTCTTGATGGCGGTCGAACTCGGATACATCCAGATGCGCTCGCGGCAGGGCCCGCCCAGCAGTCGATACACGGGCGTGTCCCACGCCTTGCCCGCGATGTCCCACAGCGCCATGTCGATGGCGGCTATCGTGTGGAGCATCAGCCCGCCGCCGCGAAGGTTCCTGTGGGCCCGGAACATCCGCTGCCAGAGATGCTCTGTGCGGGTCGGGTTTTCGCCGATGACGACTTCGCCGAGCGACTCGGCGAGGGCGCATGCGACGCGTGTTTCGACGTTATTGATCTCGCCCCATCCGACGAGCCCTGCCGCCGTATCGATGCGTACGAAGCCCTTCATTCCCAGCGGGTACGCCTGGACGGACGTGATGCGCAGGCTCGCGGCTCTGTCTGTGAAGTGCGTTGCGTCCGGCACTGGCTTCTCCTCCCCTACAGTTGTGGTAGGCGGATGCCGTCGGTCGGAGCGGCTTCGCGCGCCTCGGCGGGTCTCATCGGTTCGACAGATGCGTGTTGCCGTGAGCCGACGGTGCTTCTACAATCTCCCCGCCACACGAGCCGGTCCGGCTGTGGATCCGAAACCCACCCGATGCCGTCAGAGGTCCCTTGGAGCCGAAGTCGATGAGCTCTCGCCCGTTGTCCGGCGATCAG
Proteins encoded in this region:
- a CDS encoding NAD(P)-dependent oxidoreductase, with the translated sequence MAVRVLLTGAGGFVGAYVARELLSRDHSVRGFDQRQAGIPGVEWIMGDLRDLSALESAVEGVDVVCHLAAIPAPRPREDWPAIIDVNIGGTYAVLEAMARHNVRRIVYASSACVIGGVCNWKYRPAPKYLPFDEDATVDADEPYSLSKAVNEQTARMFYHHGFLDAAIAMRLWNVRDAERQGLGILHHPTVVFATLHPLDAAQAFRLAVESTLEGCHAFSVSSRWRYNADGSRESEEQTHAIIEAAFPKGIELREGFPSTWGSAGSSRRLMRVLGYEPRF
- a CDS encoding polyprenyl synthetase family protein, encoding MIAMNTRPLDAYLASDLARVEQVLLLRTASSYEFVDLAVQHVISGGGKRLRPALVILAARSLGYDADDMFDLAAAMELIHVGSLVHDDVIDDAGLRRNRETLNAKFGNKVAVLVGDYMHSRVLSILVACRCTDRVLKTVANATQAMCEGEVIGAYKSGDFDLDLDDYYRIIDLKTSGLIAACCDVGSELGSATPAQFEALHRYGSIVGTAFQIVDDVLDVVGQPSKFGKPTRNDIREGKITLPIMRVRDRCEPSERERLKRLYMQETRDADEIAWISDLVLRYGGAEDAFSTAREMSSGAHRALDVLPDTPARDALHDLIDFLIERDF
- the hemL gene encoding glutamate-1-semialdehyde-2,1-aminomutase, with protein sequence MTDVTRSEALWNRARELMPGGVNSPVRAFKSVGGTPRFMRRGFGAYVEDVDGTRYLDYVGSWGPLILGHSHPRVQAALERALRDGTSFGAPTEAEVVMAEMLIEAVPSLDRARLVNSGTEATMSAIRVARGFTGRSRIIKVAGCYHGHGDYLLVKAGSGATTFGVPTSAGVPAEFARQTLTVPFNDADAVADLAASQGDDIACMILEPIAGNMGLVPPEPGYLAALREITAKHGILLIFDEVMTGFRVAYGGAQERYGVVPDMTCLGKVVGGGLPVGAYGGRADIMAQVAPDGPVYQAGTLSGNPLATAGGIATLEELRSGTAYETLEARSAALEAGIREAIAETGTVGAVTRVGSMVCLFFAPGPIRDYDSALTSDSARYGRFFHELLGRGVYFPPSQYETFFVSTAHTDENISTTVQAIRASLEASRSA
- a CDS encoding redox-sensing transcriptional repressor Rex gives rise to the protein MCADAAARDGNAIGHGFLGDIDHPRRAAVVEVSQGTQSTASRKKAAAPSSARRLVRLPQEHPSRILRRRTPSVWTTRAGRTPVTASTLTVFGTERAVPEVTIERLSIYSRVLRSLELSGRETISSAGLARHTPYAAAQIRRDLAWFGQFGTRGKGYDVTNLRRQLDVILGVHVTRRAALIGAGNLGLALLGYTGFREHNFEFAAAFDANRQKVGTYAQGVRIYAMSEIAAVVADTDIEIAVLAVPAVAAQDCADAAVRAGIKALLNFAPTQLSVPDGVQVRNVDLSVELEHLSYFLERRQERIGRIASSDPP
- the moaC gene encoding cyclic pyranopterin monophosphate synthase MoaC; this translates as MSSLTHFDDRGAARMVDVTEKAVTDRVAVARGSVSAHPETLRRIRDGEMAKGDVLQIARLAGIMGAKRTSELIPLCHPLPLSGVEVDLSVDEDNGSVRIEAQVRVTGRTGVEMEALTAVSVAALTVYDMCKSIDRGMRIERVELVEKRGGKSGTFIRENGDT
- a CDS encoding DNA repair exonuclease, with protein sequence MRLVHCSDVHLGKAPYQLDERFDDFCRVFEHIARRTIELRADALLIAGDLFDRRTINAATLSAATRSLALLQAAGVPVFAIEGNHDKAFLQDRSSWMQYLSDSWLLHLLDIVRDEGSDPRALPWNPESRRGTWFDLAGVRIAGVGYAGSETERLVAHLAEELPADRDGFTALMLHCGVGSGDGRPEFASVAWESLEALRGRVDYVALGHWHRKVHRDLGEAPTLTVTMPGSPEICDIQELQHDHGIFIIGTPASPDETVTVTFEPMPHRHHRRIAVDLSECGTLDAALSRVRETVAASDLAALSEPVVEIVLSGTIGFSALDIPSEDVRAVVRGLATCLHIAVENNANMPSVGDVSGEAYADRGALERQVLLDLVAESEAYRDDADAIADLVGEWRSLVATHMDSDDITGEALARLERALEAIDARARAASQRSGRLPGFEALDNPSTDGQ
- a CDS encoding mandelate racemase/muconate lactonizing enzyme family protein codes for the protein MPDATHFTDRAASLRITSVQAYPLGMKGFVRIDTAAGLVGWGEINNVETRVACALAESLGEVVIGENPTRTEHLWQRMFRAHRNLRGGGLMLHTIAAIDMALWDIAGKAWDTPVYRLLGGPCRERIWMYPSSTAIKTGPGGPLPFSATPAEIEALVDRVRQTRQRVGPAGAVMFDAHSCLPPATVIQFTNALRSDELLFLEEPWVPGNIDAMRRIRASVRVPLATGERDRTVWEVREILEAQVIDILQPDCGHGGGITPMRKVASLAEAHFVPIAPHCTMSSLGLSASLHVAASTPMFLIHEGYADVLPETVVRKTWELDAEGYASLPQGPGLGVEVIESGLDGASLDPDRSFRWPDHRHRDGSVADY